In Fusarium musae strain F31 chromosome 7, whole genome shotgun sequence, a single window of DNA contains:
- a CDS encoding hypothetical protein (EggNog:ENOG41): protein MAPSATSPRLPTSKLNITPVLSEKTARHVETWSKQIRGGFPTLPVAVESAKGHTVVDVDGKEYIDFIGQFAVMNFGYSHPKIAKAAADQVYKMPLSGTAYISPLYVGFAERLTKKFGFDSIATMLSGSEAVESAVKIARKWAYLKKGIPQDQAHVLTFPTNVSFTSPNSQLPVLKLMERRFRTTSPNIGSYAPTSGKLIPFGDLRSFEKVFEEDGERIAALFVEPVQGWAGTIVPPKGYLKGAQGLCRKHNVLLIYDEIQAGYGRTGKDLSFHHEPELEPDMVTMAKGITGGYYPMSFIMGKKHVMDLLSKNEVLSTFGASPIALSAALATLDVLEDEKISERSERLGRVLEKTIKELNPPHVKELRGIALFQSLVLDQSEPGVTPRRVQALAAHHGVLVGIGADRLRFSPPLTITEEDLVKALHVIAQCLEEVTALGDFAGSEFLS, encoded by the exons ATGGCTCCATCTGCAACCAGCCCTCGATTACCTACCAGCAAACTCAACATCACACCCGTGCTGTCTGAGAAAACTGCGCGCCATGTAGAGACTTGGTCCAAGCAAATCAGGGGAGGGTTCCCAACACTGCCAGTTGCTGTTGAATCGGCTAAGGGTCATACCGTCGTCGATGTAGATGGCAAGGAATATATAGACTTCATTGGCCAATTTGCCGTCATGAACTTTGGCTATTCTCATCCCAAGATCGCTAAAGCAGCTGCGGACCAAGTCTACAAGATGCCGCTAAGTGGAACGGCTTACATCAGCCCATTGTACGTGGGATTCGCAGAGCGGCTCACTAAA AAATTCGGGTTTGACTCAATTGCGACCATGCTGAGCGGATCTGAGGCAGTGGAATCAGCCGTCAAGATTGCACGCAAATGGGCGTATCTCAAGAAAGGGATACCGCAGGACCAGGCTCATGTTCTCACG TTTCCCACAAACGTTAGTTTCACCAGCCCTAACTCACAACTTCCTGTGCTGAAACTCATGGAACGCAGATTTCGGACAACATCTCCCAACATTGGATCTTACGCTCCTACAAGTGGTAAACTTATTCCTTTTGGGGATTTAAGAAGCTTTGAGAAAGTATTTGAGGAGGATGGCGAAAGGATTGCTGCGCTTTTCGTTGAGCCTGTCCAAGGCTGGGCGGG AACAATTGTTCCTCCCAAGGGCTACTTGAAAGGTGCACAAGGATTATGCAGAAAGCATAATGTCCTCTTGATTTATGACGAGATCCAGGCTGGGTATGGCCGAACGGGAAAAGACCTTTCCTTTCACCACGAACCGGAGCTTGAGCCTGATATGGTGACAATGGCCAAGGGCATCACGGGAG GATACTACCCCATGTCCTTCATTATGGGCAAGAAGCATGTTATGGATTTGCTAAGCAAAAACGAAGTTCTTTCAACGTTTGGAGCTTCTCCTATTGCTCTCTCGGCTGCTCTCGCTACGCTAGATGTCctggaagacgagaagaTCTCGGAGCGTTCTGAACGTCTTGGAAGAGTCCTGGAGAAGACGATCAAGGAGCTTAACCCGCCACATGTAAAAGAGCTTCGAGGAATCGCGCTTTTTCAATCTTTGGTTCTCGATCAGAGTGAACCGGGCGTAACCCCCCGACGAGTCCAGGCTCTCGCTGCTCATCACGGTGTCCTTGTCGGTATTGGTGCGGATCGTTTGAGATTTAGCCCACCTTTGACAATTACAGAGGAGGATCTGGTCAAAGCTCTACATGTTATTGCTCAGTGCTTGGAGGAAGTTACGGCTTTGGGAGACTTTGCTGGGAGTGAATTTCTTAGTTAG